Proteins from a genomic interval of Nocardioides jishulii:
- the metK gene encoding methionine adenosyltransferase → MAGRLFTSESVTEGHPDKIADQISDTILDYLLEHDPASRVAVETLLTTGLVVVAGEVTTKAYAPIAQLVREKILEIGYDSSEKGFDGSSCGVSVAIGAQSPDIAQGVDDAYEDRVETSEDELDKQGAGDQGLMFGYACDDTPELMPLPITIAQRLSERLSTVRKDGTMPNLRPDGKTQVTIEYDAENRPVRVDTVVLSTQHSEETDLEKLEVEIKQHVVEPVLASFDIPSEGYRLLVNPTGRFVVGGPMGDAGLTGRKIIIDTYGGMARHGGGAFSGKDPSKVDRSAAYAMRWVAKNVVAAGLARRCEAQVAYAIGKAAPVGIFIETFGTGVVPDEKIQEAVLEVFDLRPAAIIRDLDLLKPKYAQTAAYGHFGRELPGFTWEVTDRAEALRAAAGV, encoded by the coding sequence GTGGCAGGACGCCTTTTCACCTCCGAGTCCGTGACCGAAGGTCATCCGGACAAGATCGCCGACCAGATCAGCGACACCATCCTCGACTACCTGCTCGAGCACGACCCGGCCAGCCGCGTGGCGGTCGAGACGTTGCTGACGACGGGTCTGGTCGTCGTCGCGGGCGAGGTGACGACGAAGGCGTACGCGCCCATCGCCCAGCTCGTGCGCGAGAAGATCCTCGAGATCGGCTACGACTCCTCCGAGAAGGGCTTCGACGGCAGCTCGTGCGGCGTCAGCGTCGCCATCGGGGCCCAGTCGCCCGACATCGCCCAGGGCGTCGACGACGCCTACGAGGACCGCGTCGAGACCTCCGAGGACGAGCTCGACAAGCAGGGTGCCGGCGACCAGGGCCTGATGTTCGGCTACGCCTGCGACGACACCCCCGAGCTCATGCCGCTGCCGATCACCATCGCGCAGCGCCTCTCGGAGCGGCTCTCGACGGTCCGTAAGGACGGCACGATGCCGAACCTGCGTCCCGACGGCAAGACCCAGGTCACCATCGAGTACGACGCGGAGAACCGTCCCGTGCGCGTCGACACCGTGGTCCTCTCCACGCAGCACTCCGAGGAGACCGACCTGGAGAAGCTCGAGGTCGAGATCAAGCAGCACGTGGTCGAGCCCGTGCTCGCCAGCTTCGACATCCCCAGCGAGGGCTACCGCCTGCTGGTCAACCCGACCGGTCGCTTCGTCGTCGGCGGCCCGATGGGTGACGCCGGCCTGACCGGTCGCAAGATCATCATCGACACCTACGGCGGCATGGCCCGCCACGGTGGTGGTGCCTTTTCGGGCAAGGACCCCTCGAAGGTCGACCGTTCCGCTGCGTACGCCATGCGCTGGGTCGCGAAGAACGTGGTCGCCGCCGGCCTCGCCCGTCGTTGCGAGGCGCAGGTCGCCTACGCCATCGGCAAGGCCGCCCCGGTGGGCATCTTCATCGAGACCTTCGGCACGGGCGTCGTCCCGGACGAGAAGATCCAGGAGGCGGTGCTGGAGGTCTTCGACCTGCGTCCCGCCGCGATCATCCGTGACCTCGACCTGCTCAAGCCCAAGTACGCGCAGACCGCGGCGTACGGGCACTTCGGTCGTGAGCTCCCCGGCTTCACCTGGGAGGTCACCGACCGTGCCGAGGCCCTGCGGGCCGCTGCCGGCGTGTGA
- a CDS encoding primosomal protein N', producing the protein MSETHEAGQLDMLPGLRASVAGGRARRGEAEMRRRSEEAPAEVDPVARVLVDVPLAHLDRPFDYLVPASMDASARPGVRVKVRFAGQDVDGFVVERAAGSDHDGRLSPLRRVVSPEQVLTPEVERLTALVAARYAGARADVLRLAVPPRHATTEKAERVPRTPPLDSTSVAAASAWAGHEAAGPFLEHLAEGGAPRAVWQCLPGADWALLVAQAVARARVSGRGALVCVPDHRDVARLGAALDDVVGPEQYAVLTADQGPAKRYAAFLAALRGDVQVVIGTRSAAFAPVRDLGLVVMWDDGDDLHCEPRAPYPHAREVLLTRAEVQGCAVLLGGATRTVEAEYLVRTGWAHPIAPSRAVVREQVRVDVVANDERNRGARVPGPAMGMVRRALDEGPVLVQTPRSGYVPHLACERCRTPARCGACRGPLQLTDPASPPSCGWCGVVDHQWRCSTCGAQGLRAPVLGRDRTAEEMGRMFPGHTVRSSGGDRIIAAVGEDADIVVATPGAEPPASRGYAAVLLLDTWLGLGRPELRSDEEVVRRWFNAASLVRPHGRVVAVGDPGSAMLQSLVRWDPAGFAARELEERVSAHLPPAVRMATVTGEADAVEEALALVTLPDVAEVLGPVPVERRAQDRAGAPEEPDEVRVVLRVPRHQGSVLSESLLAMQRLRSARRLAAVRVQVDPHVL; encoded by the coding sequence ATGAGTGAGACGCACGAGGCCGGGCAGCTGGACATGCTGCCCGGCCTTCGTGCGTCCGTGGCCGGGGGACGCGCGCGCCGCGGGGAGGCCGAGATGCGCCGCCGCAGCGAGGAGGCGCCGGCCGAGGTCGACCCGGTGGCCCGGGTGCTGGTCGACGTGCCGCTGGCCCACCTGGACCGCCCGTTCGACTACCTCGTGCCTGCCAGCATGGACGCCTCCGCCCGCCCCGGCGTACGGGTCAAGGTCCGCTTCGCCGGGCAGGACGTCGACGGCTTCGTCGTCGAGCGGGCCGCCGGCAGTGACCACGACGGACGACTGAGCCCTCTGCGCCGGGTCGTGAGCCCCGAGCAGGTGCTCACGCCTGAGGTCGAGCGACTCACCGCACTCGTGGCCGCTCGCTACGCGGGGGCCCGTGCCGACGTCCTGCGCCTCGCCGTGCCGCCGCGCCACGCGACGACGGAGAAGGCCGAGCGTGTGCCGCGAACCCCGCCACTGGACTCCACCTCGGTGGCTGCCGCGAGTGCCTGGGCCGGCCACGAGGCGGCCGGCCCGTTCCTGGAGCACCTGGCCGAGGGGGGCGCACCACGCGCGGTGTGGCAGTGCCTGCCGGGCGCCGACTGGGCCCTGCTCGTCGCCCAGGCCGTCGCCCGGGCCCGTGTCTCCGGCCGCGGCGCGCTGGTCTGCGTGCCCGACCACCGCGACGTCGCCCGACTGGGCGCGGCGCTCGACGACGTCGTCGGTCCCGAGCAGTACGCCGTCCTGACCGCCGACCAGGGGCCCGCGAAGCGGTACGCCGCCTTCCTCGCCGCCCTGCGGGGCGACGTGCAGGTGGTCATCGGCACGAGGTCGGCTGCCTTCGCCCCGGTCCGCGACCTGGGGCTGGTGGTGATGTGGGACGACGGTGACGACCTGCACTGCGAGCCCCGCGCTCCCTACCCGCACGCCCGGGAGGTGCTGCTGACCCGCGCGGAGGTGCAGGGGTGCGCCGTCCTGCTGGGCGGGGCCACCCGCACCGTGGAGGCCGAGTACCTCGTCCGCACCGGTTGGGCCCACCCGATCGCGCCGTCGCGCGCCGTCGTGCGCGAACAGGTCCGGGTCGACGTGGTCGCCAACGACGAGCGCAACCGGGGGGCGCGCGTGCCCGGTCCCGCCATGGGCATGGTGCGCCGCGCCCTTGACGAGGGGCCGGTGCTGGTCCAGACGCCGCGCTCGGGCTACGTACCCCACCTGGCCTGCGAGCGGTGCCGGACGCCGGCCCGGTGCGGCGCCTGCCGCGGACCTCTCCAGCTGACCGATCCGGCGTCCCCTCCCTCGTGCGGCTGGTGCGGTGTGGTCGACCACCAGTGGCGGTGCTCCACCTGCGGGGCGCAGGGCCTGCGGGCTCCGGTCCTTGGGCGCGACCGCACGGCCGAGGAGATGGGGCGCATGTTTCCCGGGCACACGGTGCGCAGCTCGGGTGGCGACCGGATCATCGCCGCGGTGGGGGAGGACGCCGACATCGTCGTCGCGACCCCCGGGGCCGAGCCGCCCGCCTCGCGGGGCTACGCCGCCGTGCTGCTCCTCGACACCTGGCTGGGCCTGGGGCGACCCGAGCTGCGCAGCGACGAGGAAGTCGTACGCCGCTGGTTCAACGCCGCGTCCCTGGTACGCCCCCACGGACGCGTCGTGGCGGTGGGAGACCCGGGGTCTGCGATGTTGCAGTCGCTCGTGCGCTGGGACCCGGCGGGGTTCGCCGCGCGCGAGCTCGAGGAGCGGGTCAGCGCCCACCTGCCACCCGCCGTCCGGATGGCGACGGTGACCGGGGAGGCCGACGCTGTCGAGGAGGCCCTCGCCCTGGTGACCCTGCCCGACGTCGCGGAGGTGCTCGGCCCCGTGCCGGTGGAACGGCGGGCCCAGGACCGCGCCGGCGCCCCCGAGGAGCCCGACGAGGTGCGGGTGGTGCTGCGGGTGCCCCGGCACCAGGGCAGCGTCCTCAGCGAGTCGCTGCTCGCCATGCAGCGGCTGCGCTCGGCCCGCAGGCTCGCCGCGGTGCGGGTCCAGGTCGACCCGCACGTGCTCTGA
- the def gene encoding peptide deformylase has product MAVQPIRLFGDPILRKPALEVVTFDKELRTLVQDLTDTMLEASGAGLAAPQLGVGMRVFTWNIDGELGHLVNPVLDLSDEVQDGPEGCLSLPHLTYDCQRALRVVAKGFTMHGEPITVEGSDLLARCIQHETDHLDGVLFIDRLDAEARRAAMREIRESEWFGLEQPVVKVSPHATNGFGF; this is encoded by the coding sequence GTGGCAGTCCAGCCCATCCGCCTGTTCGGCGACCCGATCCTGCGCAAGCCAGCGCTCGAGGTCGTCACGTTCGACAAGGAGCTGCGCACCCTCGTGCAGGACCTCACCGACACGATGCTGGAGGCGTCGGGAGCCGGACTCGCTGCGCCGCAGCTCGGCGTGGGCATGCGGGTCTTCACCTGGAACATCGACGGTGAGCTCGGTCATCTCGTCAACCCGGTGCTCGACCTCTCCGACGAGGTCCAGGACGGCCCCGAGGGCTGCCTCTCGCTGCCCCACCTGACCTACGACTGCCAGCGCGCGCTGCGGGTCGTCGCCAAGGGCTTCACCATGCACGGCGAGCCCATCACGGTGGAGGGCTCCGACCTGCTCGCCCGCTGCATCCAGCACGAGACCGACCACCTCGACGGCGTCCTGTTCATCGACCGCCTCGACGCCGAGGCCCGCCGGGCCGCGATGCGCGAGATCCGGGAGTCGGAGTGGTTCGGGCTGGAGCAGCCCGTCGTCAAGGTCTCACCCCACGCCACGAACGGATTCGGATTCTGA
- the fmt gene encoding methionyl-tRNA formyltransferase, giving the protein MRIVFAGTPEVAVPSLNAFVESDHEVVAVVTRPDAPSGRGRKLVASPVAQRAEELGIPVLKPEHPRDEEFQAQLRELAPDACPVVAYGALLPQSALDIPTHGWINLHFSLLPAWRGAAPVQHAVWAGDEYTGATTFRIVKALDAGPTFGVMTERIRPDDTSGTLLGRLAEAGAPLLVQTISGIESGEIEAREQPEDGVTIAPKILVEHARVDWTAPAVAIDRQIRACTPAPGAWSTHEGERIKIGPVTLTDHEPLEPGVLEVTKKAVLVGTGTVPVQLGEVKAFGKKQMAAADWARGVRLESGVRFGDEG; this is encoded by the coding sequence ATGCGCATCGTCTTCGCCGGCACCCCCGAGGTCGCCGTTCCCTCCCTCAACGCCTTCGTCGAGTCCGATCACGAGGTCGTCGCGGTCGTCACCCGACCCGACGCTCCCTCGGGCCGCGGCCGCAAGCTGGTCGCCAGTCCCGTGGCGCAGCGCGCCGAGGAGCTCGGCATCCCGGTGCTGAAGCCCGAGCACCCGCGTGACGAGGAGTTCCAGGCGCAGCTCCGCGAGCTGGCCCCCGACGCCTGCCCGGTGGTCGCCTACGGCGCGCTCCTGCCGCAGTCAGCCCTCGACATCCCCACCCACGGCTGGATCAACCTGCACTTCTCGCTGCTGCCGGCCTGGCGCGGGGCCGCTCCCGTCCAGCACGCCGTGTGGGCCGGCGACGAGTACACCGGGGCAACCACGTTCCGCATCGTCAAGGCGCTGGACGCCGGTCCCACGTTCGGCGTGATGACCGAGCGGATCCGCCCCGACGACACCTCCGGCACCCTGCTCGGACGTCTCGCGGAGGCGGGCGCCCCCCTGCTGGTCCAGACCATCTCGGGCATCGAGTCCGGCGAGATCGAGGCCCGCGAGCAGCCCGAGGACGGGGTCACGATCGCCCCCAAGATCCTCGTCGAGCACGCCCGGGTCGACTGGACCGCCCCGGCGGTCGCCATCGACCGCCAGATCCGTGCCTGCACGCCTGCGCCGGGCGCCTGGAGCACGCACGAGGGCGAGCGGATCAAGATCGGTCCGGTCACCCTCACCGACCACGAGCCGCTCGAGCCGGGCGTCCTGGAGGTCACCAAGAAGGCTGTCCTGGTCGGCACCGGCACCGTCCCGGTGCAGCTCGGGGAGGTCAAGGCGTTCGGCAAGAAGCAGATGGCCGCCGCCGACTGGGCACGGGGCGTACGTCTCGAGTCCGGCGTGCGGTTCGGCGACGAGGGCTGA
- a CDS encoding MmcQ/YjbR family DNA-binding protein, producing MSRAARPEDVDAICAALPATEFGTTWGDVPTWKVPAGEKGRGFVLYRHPHSSAIDPATGEMYDDLLVIVTAGPGEKAALVDEVATPFFTIDHFRRTNAVLVQQSRLGELTLDELREIITDAWAARAPKRLVKEFFADG from the coding sequence ATGAGTCGAGCCGCGCGCCCCGAGGACGTGGACGCCATCTGCGCGGCGCTGCCCGCCACCGAGTTCGGCACCACGTGGGGCGACGTCCCCACCTGGAAGGTGCCGGCTGGCGAGAAGGGGCGCGGCTTCGTGCTCTACCGCCACCCGCACTCCAGCGCGATCGACCCGGCGACGGGGGAGATGTACGACGACCTGCTCGTCATCGTGACCGCCGGACCGGGGGAGAAGGCCGCACTGGTGGACGAGGTGGCCACGCCCTTCTTCACGATCGACCACTTCCGACGCACCAACGCCGTCCTGGTGCAGCAGTCCAGGCTGGGCGAGCTCACGCTCGACGAGCTGCGCGAGATCATCACCGATGCCTGGGCCGCCCGGGCCCCCAAGAGACTGGTCAAGGAGTTCTTCGCCGATGGGTGA
- a CDS encoding RsmB/NOP family class I SAM-dependent RNA methyltransferase, which produces MGDHDRRRAGRGRQSRPGPAGSAPPSRPKVDPARRAAWEVLKAVRVDDAYANLVLPQMLEKYDLSGRDAGFVTELASGALRGQGTYDAIIDACLTKPKLEGKVRDVLRLGVHQLLAMRVPDHAAIATSVELTRDRVGQGPTGLVNAVLRKVASQDLDAWIDQVAPGEPGSAAQLAVATSHPAWVVDALAEALEGHGRDRAELPALLEADNAAPQVTLVARPGLVDEDEMRAAGAEPTGRSPYAWTWGGGDLTSLPALVQGRAGVQDEGSQRVALALADASVEGRDERWLDLCAGPGGKSALLAALAAQRGAKVLANESQHHRAQLVQRGVRSVRDGILGVVTGDGTRPAWRPDTFDRALVDAPCSGLGALRRRPESRWRRQPRDVEVLVRLQRALLVSALDAVRPGGVVVYATCSPVVAETIGVVSAVLRARDDAHLESSWQLWPHTDGCDAMYAATLRRT; this is translated from the coding sequence ATGGGTGATCACGACCGCCGCCGAGCGGGTCGAGGCCGTCAGAGCCGCCCCGGACCCGCGGGGAGCGCCCCGCCGTCGCGCCCGAAGGTCGACCCGGCGCGCCGCGCTGCGTGGGAGGTGCTCAAGGCGGTGCGCGTCGACGACGCCTACGCCAACCTCGTTCTGCCGCAGATGCTGGAGAAGTACGACCTCTCCGGACGCGACGCCGGCTTCGTCACCGAGCTGGCCTCCGGTGCTCTGCGCGGGCAGGGAACGTACGACGCGATCATCGACGCCTGCCTGACCAAGCCCAAGCTGGAGGGAAAGGTGCGTGACGTGCTCCGGCTCGGCGTCCACCAGCTGCTGGCCATGCGCGTCCCGGACCACGCCGCGATCGCGACCAGCGTCGAGCTCACGCGCGACCGCGTCGGCCAGGGGCCCACAGGTCTGGTCAACGCGGTGCTGCGCAAGGTGGCGTCCCAGGACCTCGACGCCTGGATCGATCAGGTGGCGCCCGGAGAGCCCGGCAGCGCGGCGCAGCTGGCGGTCGCCACGTCACACCCGGCGTGGGTGGTCGACGCGCTCGCCGAGGCACTGGAGGGTCACGGTCGCGACCGTGCCGAGCTGCCGGCGCTGCTGGAGGCCGACAACGCCGCGCCGCAGGTCACCCTCGTCGCCCGGCCCGGCCTCGTGGACGAGGACGAGATGCGCGCGGCAGGTGCGGAACCGACCGGTCGCTCGCCCTACGCCTGGACGTGGGGCGGCGGTGACCTGACCAGCCTCCCGGCCCTGGTGCAGGGCCGCGCCGGGGTGCAGGACGAGGGGTCCCAGCGGGTGGCGCTGGCCCTGGCGGACGCCTCGGTCGAGGGGCGCGACGAGAGGTGGCTGGACCTCTGCGCCGGCCCCGGCGGCAAGAGCGCCCTGCTGGCCGCGCTGGCTGCGCAGCGCGGTGCCAAGGTGCTGGCCAACGAGTCGCAGCACCACCGGGCGCAGCTGGTCCAGCGCGGGGTGCGCTCGGTGCGCGACGGCATCCTCGGAGTCGTCACCGGCGACGGGACCCGTCCGGCGTGGCGCCCTGACACCTTCGACCGCGCGTTGGTCGACGCTCCCTGCTCGGGTCTCGGTGCGCTGCGACGCCGTCCGGAGTCGCGATGGCGCCGTCAGCCCCGCGACGTCGAGGTGCTGGTCAGGCTCCAGCGAGCCCTGCTGGTCTCCGCGCTGGACGCCGTGCGGCCCGGCGGGGTCGTCGTCTACGCCACCTGCTCCCCGGTGGTCGCCGAGACCATCGGCGTGGTCTCAGCGGTGCTGCGGGCCCGCGACGACGCCCACCTGGAGTCGTCGTGGCAGCTGTGGCCCCACACCGACGGCTGCGACGCGATGTACGCCGCCACCCTGCGTCGTACCTGA
- a CDS encoding ATP-binding cassette domain-containing protein, whose product MRLDQPSVVRLDVTEPGSLPPDRWPLTVPAVAQFVAKGLPLAPGVTFLVGDNGSGKSTLVEAAAAAYGLSPEGGTIHGQHSTRATESPLGSLVHAQRGVGTRRWGFFLRAETMHSWYTFSEQLGGPRFHELSHGESFLAVVRHYLTGPGFYVLDEPEAALSFEGTMGLMVTLTDVVAAGGQVLCATHSPILAALPGATLLEVGDWGLREASWDDLDLVRHWKTFFASPQNYLRHLAD is encoded by the coding sequence ATGCGACTCGACCAGCCCTCCGTGGTGCGTCTCGACGTCACGGAGCCGGGCTCACTCCCCCCGGACCGCTGGCCGCTGACGGTGCCAGCGGTGGCGCAGTTCGTGGCCAAGGGCCTACCCCTGGCTCCGGGCGTCACGTTCCTCGTCGGCGACAACGGGTCGGGCAAGTCGACCCTCGTCGAGGCGGCCGCAGCCGCGTACGGGCTCTCCCCGGAAGGCGGCACGATCCACGGCCAGCACTCGACCCGGGCCACCGAGTCACCTCTCGGGTCCTTGGTGCACGCCCAGCGCGGCGTCGGCACCAGACGTTGGGGCTTCTTCCTCCGCGCGGAGACCATGCACTCCTGGTACACCTTCAGCGAGCAGCTCGGCGGACCGCGATTCCACGAGCTCAGCCACGGGGAGTCGTTCCTGGCCGTGGTGCGCCACTACCTCACCGGTCCCGGTTTCTACGTCCTGGACGAACCGGAGGCGGCGTTGTCCTTCGAAGGGACGATGGGACTCATGGTGACGCTCACCGACGTCGTCGCCGCTGGAGGACAGGTGCTCTGCGCCACCCACTCCCCGATCCTCGCCGCGCTCCCCGGAGCGACGCTGCTCGAGGTCGGCGACTGGGGCCTGCGCGAAGCCAGCTGGGACGACCTCGACCTGGTCCGGCACTGGAAGACGTTCTTCGCCTCCCCGCAGAACTACCTGCGCCACCTCGCCGACTGA